A single genomic interval of Methylocystis sp. IM3 harbors:
- a CDS encoding M3 family oligoendopeptidase yields MRYFSSVHSPAETAAGLAETLPEWNLADLYEGTDSPRLKTDLARMAEEVARFGAEYRGKLAALAAASDASAKIGEAVARYEALQDLVGRLMSYAGLLYSGDTTDPARAKFYGDVQEKVTSASAQLLFFQLELNRLDDATLMAAAATAPLSRWKPWLEDIRKEKPYELDDRLEELFHEKYISGAAAWNRLFDETIASLRFRVGTEELAIEPVLNLMQDPREEKRREAAQAIGQTLKANLRTFSLITNTLAKDKEISDRWRGFKDVADSRHLSNRVEPEVVEALAKAVTAAHPRLSHRYYKLKAKWFGKDALDYWDRSAPLPETPSRRYSWEEARGIVLSAYKGFAPRMAEIANDFFDKRWIDAPVRPGKAPGAFAHPTVPSAHPYVLLNYQGKTRDVMTLAHELGHGVHQVLAARQGALMAPTPLTLAETASVFGEMLTFRALLAQATDKVQRRALLASKVEDMINTVVRQMAFYAFERKVHIERRNGELTADQVCDIWMSVQGDSLGPSIRLGPGYETFWAYIPHFIHSPFYVYAYAFGDCLVNSLYGVYSQAHEGFAERYFALLEAGGARPYNELLAPFGLDARDPAFWNIGLDMIDGLISELEAMEEA; encoded by the coding sequence ATGCGCTATTTTTCGAGTGTCCATTCGCCGGCCGAAACCGCGGCGGGTCTCGCCGAAACCCTTCCCGAATGGAATCTCGCCGATCTCTACGAGGGGACCGATTCGCCGCGTCTGAAGACGGACCTCGCCCGCATGGCCGAGGAGGTGGCGCGCTTCGGCGCGGAGTATCGCGGCAAGCTCGCCGCGCTCGCGGCGGCCTCCGACGCCAGCGCGAAAATCGGCGAGGCGGTCGCGCGCTACGAGGCGTTACAGGATCTCGTCGGCCGGCTGATGTCCTATGCCGGGCTTCTCTACAGCGGCGACACGACCGATCCGGCGCGGGCGAAATTCTATGGCGACGTGCAGGAAAAGGTGACGAGCGCCTCCGCGCAGCTCCTCTTCTTCCAGCTCGAGCTCAATCGCCTCGACGACGCGACGCTGATGGCGGCGGCCGCGACCGCGCCGCTTTCGCGCTGGAAACCGTGGCTCGAGGACATTCGCAAGGAAAAGCCCTATGAGCTCGACGACCGGCTCGAGGAGCTCTTCCACGAGAAATACATTTCCGGCGCGGCCGCCTGGAACCGCCTCTTCGACGAGACCATCGCCTCCCTGCGCTTCAGGGTCGGGACCGAGGAGCTCGCGATCGAGCCGGTTCTCAATCTGATGCAGGACCCGCGCGAGGAAAAGCGCCGGGAGGCGGCGCAGGCGATCGGCCAGACGCTGAAGGCCAATCTGCGCACCTTCTCGCTCATCACCAACACGCTCGCCAAGGACAAGGAAATCTCCGATCGCTGGCGCGGATTCAAGGATGTCGCCGATTCGCGCCATCTCTCGAACCGCGTCGAGCCCGAAGTGGTCGAGGCGCTGGCCAAGGCGGTCACGGCGGCCCATCCGCGCCTCTCGCACCGCTATTACAAGCTCAAGGCCAAATGGTTCGGCAAGGACGCGCTCGACTACTGGGACCGCAGCGCGCCGCTGCCCGAGACGCCTTCCCGACGCTATTCATGGGAGGAGGCGCGCGGCATCGTGCTCTCGGCCTATAAGGGCTTCGCGCCGCGCATGGCCGAGATCGCCAATGATTTCTTCGACAAGAGATGGATCGACGCGCCGGTGCGCCCCGGCAAGGCGCCCGGCGCCTTCGCGCATCCGACCGTGCCCTCCGCCCACCCTTATGTGCTGCTCAACTATCAGGGCAAGACGCGCGACGTGATGACGCTCGCCCATGAGCTCGGCCATGGCGTGCATCAGGTGCTCGCGGCCCGGCAGGGCGCGCTGATGGCGCCGACGCCGCTGACGCTCGCCGAAACCGCTTCGGTCTTCGGGGAGATGCTCACCTTCCGCGCGCTGCTCGCCCAGGCGACGGACAAGGTCCAGCGCCGTGCGCTGCTCGCCTCCAAGGTCGAGGACATGATCAATACGGTCGTGCGGCAGATGGCCTTCTACGCCTTCGAGCGGAAGGTGCATATCGAGCGCCGCAACGGCGAGCTCACCGCCGACCAGGTCTGCGACATCTGGATGAGCGTGCAGGGCGACAGCCTCGGCCCCTCGATCCGCCTCGGGCCGGGATACGAGACCTTCTGGGCCTATATCCCGCATTTCATCCATTCGCCCTTCTATGTCTACGCCTACGCTTTCGGCGACTGCCTGGTGAATTCTCTCTACGGGGTCTACAGCCAGGCGCACGAGGGCTTCGCCGAACGCTATTTCGCGCTTCTCGAGGCGGGCGGCGCCAGGCCCTACAACGAGCTGCTCGCGCCCTTCGGCCTCGACGCCCGCGATCCGGCCTTCTGGAACATCGGCCTCGACATGATCGACGGGCTGATCAGCGAGCTGGAGGCGATGGAGGAGGCCTGA
- a CDS encoding SulP family inorganic anion transporter: MNRPVRMSSSPNRPWPGAGAPRLSMTLRDVVSGLVAPVVIIVTSLSYSALIFSGPLADYLPMGIGAGLIGAGLGAIVFAALSGLPFAIAAPDSKAIAVLASMAGLIATDLSRQGRADEAGATAFAAVVAGSAIVGATSYLFGVLKLGRWIRFLPYPVIGGFMAASGWFLTSGAIRILAREPLSLKLLSDIAAGRHVAQLACGVLFAGLLALAQRARNQLAFPALLVLGTMVLPLALFLLGVPAQEARAAGWLLDLPPSSSAPLPVLWLHDVASAIDWREILRRSGDYVALITVVVATLLLSIMALEVETQAEVDLDYELKVNGAANAVAAIGAGVATTLSVSRTLFGYKTGARSRGGGALAGLLCLLPLALGPAPLGFVPVPILAGLLLQLGAGMLDEWLIRGWRAMQRADYLQLVVIFLTIALFDFVAGVGVGVIAACITFAVNTSRIRLVKHGMDRSNFASRVDRPNYHAEALRRHGAGIQIMWLHGFIFFGSAHNLLMHIKETLRREATPCRSLILDFRQVLGIDYSAVMTLHKLRHFAEREGFDLVFAGLPPNVARSLVKGGLIREDGDRICRIFQNLDAALEWCEDRLLAHAAAVEEGRRSTEEWLKAELGGESLFARLSDYFEVMELGPGDFVFRQGEAGESIFLLSSGRVTILFTAPDGHDLRLRSMVGHTLLGEMGLYRDMPRGASVLVDEPTVVYRFTRDAIARMEREEPELAHAFHRFVVRTLASRLDFANREVAGLQR; encoded by the coding sequence ATGAACCGCCCTGTCCGCATGTCTTCCTCGCCGAACCGCCCATGGCCGGGCGCGGGCGCGCCACGTCTCTCCATGACGCTGCGCGACGTCGTCTCCGGTCTGGTGGCGCCGGTCGTGATCATCGTCACCTCGTTGAGCTATTCGGCGCTGATCTTCTCCGGTCCGCTCGCCGACTATCTGCCGATGGGCATCGGCGCCGGCCTGATCGGCGCGGGGCTCGGCGCCATCGTTTTCGCGGCGCTGAGCGGGCTGCCTTTCGCCATTGCGGCGCCGGACTCCAAGGCGATCGCCGTCCTCGCCTCCATGGCGGGGCTCATCGCGACGGATCTTTCCCGGCAGGGCCGCGCCGACGAGGCGGGGGCGACCGCCTTCGCGGCGGTGGTCGCGGGCTCCGCCATTGTCGGCGCGACCTCCTATCTCTTCGGCGTCTTGAAGCTCGGGCGGTGGATCCGCTTCCTGCCCTATCCGGTGATCGGCGGCTTCATGGCCGCGTCGGGCTGGTTCCTCACGAGCGGCGCGATCCGGATTCTGGCGCGCGAGCCCTTGTCCCTCAAGCTCCTTTCGGACATCGCCGCCGGCCGGCATGTGGCGCAGCTCGCCTGCGGCGTCCTGTTCGCGGGCCTTCTCGCCCTGGCGCAGCGCGCCCGCAATCAGCTGGCCTTTCCGGCGCTTCTGGTGCTCGGGACCATGGTCCTGCCGCTCGCTCTTTTCCTGCTGGGCGTTCCGGCGCAGGAGGCGCGCGCGGCGGGCTGGCTCCTCGATCTGCCGCCCTCCTCCTCCGCGCCTTTGCCGGTCTTATGGCTCCATGACGTCGCCTCTGCGATCGACTGGCGGGAGATCCTGCGCCGCTCGGGCGACTATGTGGCGCTCATCACCGTGGTGGTGGCGACGCTGCTTCTCAGCATCATGGCGCTCGAGGTCGAGACCCAGGCCGAGGTCGATCTCGATTACGAGCTGAAGGTGAACGGGGCGGCCAACGCCGTCGCGGCCATAGGCGCCGGCGTGGCGACGACGCTTTCGGTCAGCCGCACGCTCTTTGGCTACAAGACCGGCGCCCGCTCCCGCGGCGGCGGCGCGCTCGCGGGGCTTCTCTGCCTTCTCCCCCTCGCGCTCGGCCCGGCGCCGCTCGGCTTCGTGCCCGTGCCCATTCTGGCGGGGCTCCTGCTCCAGCTCGGCGCCGGCATGCTCGACGAATGGCTGATCCGCGGCTGGCGCGCCATGCAGCGCGCCGACTATCTCCAGCTCGTCGTGATCTTCCTGACCATCGCGCTCTTCGACTTCGTCGCGGGCGTCGGGGTCGGCGTCATCGCCGCCTGCATCACCTTCGCGGTCAATACGAGCCGCATCCGCCTCGTCAAGCACGGCATGGACCGCAGCAATTTCGCCAGCCGCGTCGACCGGCCCAATTACCACGCCGAGGCGCTGCGGCGGCACGGCGCGGGCATTCAGATCATGTGGCTGCACGGCTTCATCTTCTTCGGTAGCGCCCATAACCTGCTGATGCACATCAAGGAGACCCTGCGGCGCGAGGCGACGCCGTGCCGCAGCCTCATCCTCGACTTTCGGCAGGTTCTGGGGATCGATTATTCGGCGGTGATGACGCTCCACAAACTGCGTCACTTCGCCGAGCGGGAGGGCTTCGACCTCGTCTTCGCGGGCCTTCCGCCCAATGTGGCGCGCTCGCTCGTCAAGGGCGGCCTGATCCGCGAGGACGGCGACCGAATTTGTCGCATCTTTCAAAATCTCGACGCGGCTCTGGAATGGTGCGAGGACCGGCTGCTGGCGCATGCGGCCGCCGTCGAGGAGGGCCGGCGCTCGACCGAGGAATGGCTGAAGGCCGAGCTCGGCGGCGAGAGCCTCTTCGCGCGGCTGAGCGATTATTTCGAGGTGATGGAGCTCGGGCCCGGCGACTTCGTCTTCCGGCAGGGGGAGGCGGGCGAGAGCATCTTTCTCCTCTCCTCGGGCCGCGTCACCATCCTGTTCACGGCGCCCGACGGGCATGACCTGCGCCTGCGCTCCATGGTCGGCCACACGCTGCTGGGCGAGATGGGGCTCTATCGCGACATGCCGCGCGGCGCCTCGGTTCTCGTCGACGAGCCGACCGTCGTCTATCGCTTCACCCGGGACGCGATCGCGCGGATGGAGCGTGAGGAGCCGGAGCTCGCCCACGCCTTCCACCGCTTCGTCGTCCGGACGCTGGCCTCGCGTCTCGATTTCGCCAATCGCGAGGTCGCCGGCCTGCAACGCTGA
- a CDS encoding dicarboxylate/amino acid:cation symporter, whose product MQSSEEKRLDGGPRWLVWWRSTPLYARILAAVLLGALAGVALGDNAAALAIPAKLVLRVLGALAPPLILFAIVQALMSAPLGGRQSLRLVVLLVTNTLVAIGVGLGVANVLKPGEWVKAGPPPDMAKAAATGPDPITQFLDSVPRSVAGPFADDGKVIGVILLAIAFGIALRRLRHHPIRTVEDLVHVGLTSFVTILEAVVEVVPLAVFGVVASIVGVKGFGDFAALGGFVVAVIFGLLLQAGYYLLRVRFESWVRPAALLRGVRDALVMAFSTASSTATMPVTYRCLRVNVGLREHSASLGALVGSNFNNDGTALYEAMSALFVAQLLGLQLTLTQQLAVVLTSIVASVGAAGIPEAGLVTMTLVFKSVGLPTEYIAMLLTVDWFLDRCRTAINVMGDVTVSCLLDGRARQDEEEEARELVDV is encoded by the coding sequence ATGCAGTCTTCCGAAGAGAAGCGCCTGGACGGTGGCCCGCGCTGGCTCGTCTGGTGGCGCTCGACCCCGCTCTATGCGCGCATTCTCGCCGCCGTGCTTCTCGGCGCGCTCGCCGGCGTCGCGCTCGGCGACAACGCCGCCGCGCTCGCCATTCCGGCCAAGCTCGTGCTGCGCGTCCTGGGGGCCCTCGCGCCGCCCCTCATCCTCTTCGCCATCGTTCAGGCGCTGATGAGCGCGCCGCTCGGCGGCCGTCAATCCCTGCGGCTCGTGGTCCTGCTCGTCACGAACACACTCGTCGCCATCGGGGTCGGACTGGGCGTCGCCAATGTCTTGAAGCCTGGAGAATGGGTGAAGGCGGGGCCGCCGCCCGATATGGCCAAGGCTGCGGCCACGGGGCCCGACCCGATCACCCAGTTTCTCGACAGCGTGCCGCGCAGCGTCGCTGGCCCCTTCGCGGACGACGGCAAGGTGATCGGCGTCATCCTGCTCGCCATCGCCTTCGGGATCGCCCTGCGGCGGCTGAGGCATCATCCCATTCGCACGGTCGAGGATCTGGTCCATGTCGGGCTGACGAGTTTCGTGACCATTCTCGAAGCCGTCGTCGAAGTGGTGCCGCTCGCGGTTTTCGGCGTCGTCGCCAGCATCGTCGGCGTCAAGGGTTTCGGCGACTTCGCCGCGCTCGGCGGCTTCGTCGTCGCCGTGATCTTCGGGCTTCTCCTGCAGGCCGGCTATTATCTCCTGCGGGTGCGGTTCGAATCCTGGGTGCGTCCGGCGGCGCTGCTGCGCGGCGTGCGCGACGCGCTGGTGATGGCCTTCTCGACGGCGAGCTCCACGGCCACCATGCCGGTCACCTATCGCTGCCTGCGCGTCAATGTCGGCCTGCGCGAGCACTCGGCGAGCCTCGGCGCGCTGGTCGGCTCCAATTTCAACAATGACGGCACCGCGCTCTACGAGGCCATGTCGGCGCTCTTCGTCGCACAGCTCCTCGGCCTGCAACTGACGCTGACCCAGCAATTGGCCGTGGTGCTGACGTCGATCGTCGCCTCGGTCGGCGCGGCCGGCATTCCGGAGGCGGGCCTCGTCACCATGACGCTCGTATTCAAGTCGGTGGGCCTGCCCACCGAATATATCGCCATGCTGCTGACCGTGGACTGGTTCCTCGACCGCTGCCGCACGGCGATCAACGTCATGGGCGACGTGACGGTGAGCTGCCTGCTCGACGGCCGCGCCCGCCAGGACGAGGAAGAAGAGGCCAGGGAGCTCGTAGACGTTTGA
- a CDS encoding methyl-accepting chemotaxis protein, which translates to MRLDLDNMKLGVKTLIPLGVIAALFTIVLCLSVYRSHKTSSEYGALVERANIALVKVMRANRLATDIGYAAHVILDLQPTSPEWLAAQDSLRVSPALAQSLLKEAAGLQPQYSAELQGFAERIRTIAEEAKRASAFAASENDQQTRAAKALGGIDARVQKINAEIAAFNDLRLAENTQTSVELRSRADNTILMTLAAFIIAVGAGFGVSRWLTRTAIVSPILALSRQMRQIADNDLAVSVAGLNRADEVGDMARALQNFKQKGLEHRAAEERTAEERRRIEAEYRELEESSLQKERDTVAQSIGRGLERLSAKDLTHRIDDNLPDAYRRLQNDFNAALSQLDGAIQHVAGGANLIGTATMEITSAADDLSRRTEQQAASLEETVAAISEIATTVAKTATGAKHASEVVSATKADAEKSGVVVQQAMEAINRIEKSSNNIAQIIGVIDEIAFQTNLLALNAGVEAAKEIKGLISASTDEVGEGVTLVVEAGKALARIVEAVGEIDGIVSGIAIGASEQSTSLQQVNSAISQMDQDVQKNAAMVEETTGATHNLRRETEALISSISSFRLSETAAAAPPQRKAPRPRAALRSLGGEATARKIDAEGEWMEF; encoded by the coding sequence ATGCGACTCGATCTCGACAACATGAAACTCGGCGTCAAGACGCTCATCCCGCTCGGGGTGATCGCGGCGCTGTTCACGATCGTTCTTTGTCTCAGCGTTTACCGCTCGCACAAAACGAGCAGCGAATACGGCGCCCTCGTCGAGCGCGCAAACATCGCCCTCGTCAAGGTGATGCGCGCCAACCGCCTCGCGACGGACATCGGCTACGCCGCCCATGTCATTCTCGATTTGCAGCCGACGAGCCCGGAGTGGCTTGCCGCGCAGGACTCCTTGCGCGTGTCGCCGGCGCTCGCGCAATCCTTGTTGAAGGAAGCGGCCGGCCTCCAGCCGCAATATTCTGCCGAGTTGCAGGGGTTCGCCGAAAGGATCCGCACGATCGCGGAAGAAGCGAAGCGCGCGAGCGCGTTCGCCGCCTCTGAGAACGATCAGCAGACACGGGCGGCGAAGGCCCTCGGTGGGATCGACGCCCGCGTACAGAAGATCAACGCGGAGATCGCCGCCTTCAACGATCTTCGGCTTGCCGAAAACACACAGACGAGCGTGGAGCTGCGCAGCCGGGCCGACAATACGATCCTGATGACCCTTGCAGCCTTTATCATCGCGGTCGGCGCCGGCTTCGGCGTCTCGCGCTGGCTGACCCGCACCGCCATCGTTTCGCCCATTCTCGCGCTTTCGAGGCAGATGCGGCAGATCGCCGACAATGATCTGGCTGTTTCCGTCGCCGGGCTCAATCGCGCCGACGAAGTCGGCGACATGGCGCGCGCATTACAGAATTTCAAGCAGAAAGGCCTCGAACACAGGGCGGCCGAAGAGCGCACCGCGGAGGAGCGCCGGCGCATCGAGGCGGAATATCGCGAGCTCGAGGAGAGCAGCCTGCAAAAGGAACGCGATACGGTGGCGCAATCGATCGGCCGCGGTCTCGAGCGCCTCTCCGCAAAGGATCTCACGCATCGCATCGACGACAATCTGCCCGACGCCTATCGTCGCCTCCAGAATGATTTCAACGCCGCGCTGAGTCAGCTCGACGGCGCGATTCAGCATGTCGCAGGCGGCGCCAATCTCATTGGCACGGCCACGATGGAAATCACCAGCGCCGCCGACGATCTCTCGCGGCGCACGGAGCAGCAGGCGGCGAGCCTCGAGGAAACGGTGGCCGCGATTTCGGAAATCGCGACCACCGTCGCGAAGACCGCGACCGGCGCCAAACACGCGAGCGAAGTGGTCTCCGCGACCAAGGCGGACGCCGAGAAGAGCGGCGTCGTCGTGCAGCAGGCCATGGAGGCGATCAACCGCATCGAGAAATCCTCCAACAACATCGCCCAGATCATCGGCGTCATCGACGAGATCGCCTTCCAGACCAATCTCCTTGCGCTCAATGCGGGCGTCGAGGCGGCGAAGGAGATCAAGGGACTGATCTCCGCCTCGACCGACGAGGTCGGCGAAGGCGTGACGCTCGTCGTCGAAGCCGGCAAGGCGCTCGCCCGCATCGTCGAGGCGGTCGGAGAAATCGACGGCATCGTCTCGGGCATCGCCATCGGCGCGAGCGAGCAGTCGACCTCGCTGCAACAGGTCAACTCCGCCATTTCGCAGATGGACCAGGACGTTCAGAAGAACGCCGCGATGGTCGAGGAGACGACGGGGGCCACGCATAATCTCAGGCGGGAGACGGAGGCGCTGATCTCCTCCATCTCGAGCTTCAGATTATCCGAGACGGCCGCCGCCGCCCCGCCGCAAAGAAAGGCGCCGAGGCCTCGGGCCGCCCTGAGGTCGCTTGGCGGCGAGGCCACCGCGCGAAAGATCGACGCCGAAGGAGAATGGATGGAGTTCTAG
- a CDS encoding dimethylarginine dimethylaminohydrolase family protein yields the protein MNVHVKTQEKDARPQAALATILMCAPHHFGVDYVINPWMERQVGRTDNARARAQWENLRRHLSDCADLAFVTAEPGLPDMVFTANAGLVVDGAVIVSRFHARERQPEENLFRRWFEDQGYDIAPWPEDVAFEGAGDALTDRARRLIWCGHGWRSSKLAPALIEAVSGWPTVGLKLVDPRFYHLDTCLCPLPDGSLMYYPAAFDGASLETIRALVPAEKRIEVGEADALAFACNAVAVGGRIFMNACSAELGARLTTAGFAPVVTPLSEFLKAGGAAKCLTLELKRSSLRSSPAP from the coding sequence ATGAACGTCCACGTCAAGACCCAGGAGAAAGACGCGCGGCCGCAGGCGGCCCTTGCGACGATCCTGATGTGCGCGCCGCATCATTTCGGCGTCGATTATGTCATCAATCCCTGGATGGAGCGGCAGGTCGGGCGGACCGATAACGCCCGCGCGCGCGCCCAGTGGGAGAATTTGCGCCGCCATCTCTCGGACTGCGCCGACCTCGCCTTCGTGACGGCGGAGCCGGGCTTGCCGGACATGGTCTTCACCGCCAATGCGGGGCTCGTCGTCGATGGCGCCGTGATCGTCTCGCGCTTTCACGCCAGGGAACGCCAGCCCGAGGAAAACCTGTTTCGCCGGTGGTTCGAGGATCAGGGATACGACATTGCGCCCTGGCCCGAGGACGTCGCTTTCGAAGGCGCCGGCGACGCGCTGACGGATCGCGCCCGGCGGCTGATCTGGTGCGGCCACGGCTGGCGCTCCAGCAAGCTGGCGCCCGCTCTCATCGAAGCGGTCTCGGGCTGGCCGACGGTCGGCCTGAAGCTCGTCGATCCGCGCTTCTATCATCTCGACACATGCCTCTGTCCGCTTCCGGACGGCTCGCTGATGTATTATCCCGCGGCCTTCGACGGAGCGTCGCTGGAAACGATCCGCGCGCTTGTCCCGGCGGAAAAGCGCATCGAAGTCGGTGAGGCGGATGCGCTCGCCTTCGCCTGCAATGCGGTCGCGGTCGGCGGACGGATATTCATGAACGCCTGCTCTGCCGAACTCGGAGCGCGTCTGACGACGGCCGGATTCGCTCCAGTCGTCACGCCGCTTTCGGAATTCCTCAAAGCGGGCGGCGCCGCGAAATGTCTGACGCTGGAATTGAAACGCAGCTCTCTTCGATCCAGCCCGGCCCCGTAA
- a CDS encoding ornithine cyclodeaminase: protein MVTFLSARDIARIVDRVGTDAFWPRLVDYLREDFAAWDSFDKSPRFASHSQGGVIELMPAGDSQTFAFKYVNGHPGNTQLCLQTVVAFGALADVATGYPILLSDMTLATALRTAATSALAARSLARPESRTMALIGLGAQSEFQAHAFNVILGVDRLRIFDIDAEAFDKFERNMAGAGVALTRCASAREAVQGADIVTTITADKKRATILTADMAAPGMHINAVGGDCPGKTELSRDLLLRGEVFVEYAPQTRIEGEIQQLPADHPVTELHDVVAGRKRGRASSKAITIFDSVGFAIEDFSILRLLRDLASETGIGGEIELIAAPVDPKDLFSLLRPAGEPRRREPARREIAEI from the coding sequence ATGGTCACTTTTCTGAGCGCGCGGGACATCGCCCGGATCGTCGATCGGGTGGGAACGGACGCGTTTTGGCCGCGCCTCGTCGACTATCTGCGGGAAGACTTCGCCGCCTGGGACTCCTTCGACAAGTCGCCGCGTTTCGCCAGTCATTCGCAGGGCGGCGTGATCGAGCTCATGCCCGCAGGCGACAGCCAGACCTTCGCGTTCAAATATGTCAACGGGCACCCCGGCAACACGCAGCTCTGCCTGCAAACCGTCGTGGCCTTCGGCGCCCTTGCGGATGTTGCGACAGGCTATCCGATCTTGCTCTCGGACATGACGCTCGCGACGGCGCTGCGAACCGCGGCGACCTCCGCGCTCGCCGCGCGCAGCCTTGCGCGGCCCGAGAGCCGAACGATGGCCCTCATCGGTCTCGGCGCGCAGTCGGAGTTTCAGGCTCACGCCTTCAACGTCATCCTCGGCGTCGATCGCCTGCGCATTTTCGACATAGACGCGGAGGCGTTCGACAAGTTCGAGCGCAACATGGCGGGCGCCGGCGTGGCGCTCACCCGCTGCGCAAGCGCGCGCGAGGCCGTCCAGGGCGCGGATATCGTGACGACCATCACCGCCGACAAGAAGCGCGCGACGATCCTGACCGCCGACATGGCGGCGCCGGGCATGCACATCAATGCGGTGGGCGGCGACTGTCCGGGCAAGACGGAACTCTCCCGCGATCTGCTCCTGCGCGGCGAGGTGTTCGTGGAATATGCGCCGCAGACCCGCATCGAGGGCGAGATCCAGCAGCTTCCCGCCGATCATCCGGTCACGGAGCTTCACGACGTCGTCGCCGGACGCAAGAGAGGCCGCGCGTCTTCCAAGGCGATCACCATCTTCGACAGCGTCGGCTTTGCAATCGAGGACTTCTCGATTCTGCGGCTGCTGCGCGATCTCGCAAGCGAGACAGGCATAGGCGGCGAGATCGAGTTGATCGCCGCGCCGGTCGATCCCAAGGATCTTTTCTCCCTCCTGCGGCCCGCCGGGGAGCCCCGGCGCAGAGAACCCGCGCGCCGGGAAATCGCCGAAATCTGA
- a CDS encoding Lrp/AsnC family transcriptional regulator, translating to MDELDHRLISALRTNARASLSELAKRLGVSRGTVQNRLNRLIDSQVILGFTVRLKSSAQSDRIRAIMMIEVSGKNTRRVAQALRGLPQIHTIHSTNGAFDLIAEIETANLAEFDGVLTKVRQIEGVERSETSLLLAPA from the coding sequence ATGGACGAACTCGATCACCGGCTGATTTCGGCCTTGAGGACCAACGCGCGGGCGTCTCTTTCCGAACTCGCCAAGCGGCTCGGCGTCTCGCGCGGCACGGTTCAGAACAGGCTCAACCGGCTCATCGACTCGCAGGTGATCCTCGGCTTCACCGTTCGGCTGAAAAGCAGCGCGCAAAGCGACCGTATTCGTGCGATCATGATGATCGAGGTGTCTGGCAAGAACACGCGCCGCGTCGCGCAGGCGCTTCGCGGCCTGCCCCAGATCCATACGATCCACAGCACGAACGGCGCCTTCGACCTCATCGCCGAAATCGAGACGGCCAATCTGGCGGAGTTCGACGGCGTGCTGACCAAGGTGCGGCAGATCGAGGGCGTCGAGCGAAGCGAGACGAGCCTGCTGCTCGCCCCGGCCTGA
- the bufA2 gene encoding BufA2 family periplasmic bufferin-type metallophore, which yields MKKETINGATLAVAAVSLALAGVAPAAKAETTAARVHCLGVNGCQGKSDCHTPKNACKGKNACKGQGWLYKESAQACLDAGGKVLD from the coding sequence ATGAAAAAGGAAACGATCAACGGGGCGACTCTCGCCGTAGCGGCGGTCTCCCTTGCGCTCGCCGGCGTCGCCCCGGCGGCGAAAGCCGAGACGACGGCGGCCCGCGTGCACTGCCTCGGCGTCAATGGCTGTCAGGGCAAGAGCGACTGCCATACGCCAAAAAACGCCTGCAAGGGAAAGAACGCCTGCAAGGGCCAAGGTTGGCTCTACAAGGAATCAGCGCAAGCCTGCCTGGACGCTGGCGGCAAGGTTCTGGACTGA
- a CDS encoding usg protein translates to MASRAFHLQMQGYGLTTANIFYRLPDHPKIIQSYIWQDYDLHPHFPELKKFLDFWTRSLDGPLHAVTVAHAQLIRPAELRLVNGEFSVH, encoded by the coding sequence ATGGCGTCCAGAGCGTTCCATTTGCAGATGCAGGGTTATGGGCTCACCACCGCCAATATTTTCTATCGTCTGCCCGATCACCCGAAGATCATCCAGTCCTACATCTGGCAAGATTACGATCTTCACCCGCATTTTCCCGAGTTGAAGAAATTCCTCGACTTCTGGACCCGCAGCCTCGACGGGCCGCTCCACGCCGTCACGGTGGCGCACGCGCAGCTGATCAGGCCCGCTGAACTGCGCCTCGTGAACGGCGAATTCAGCGTGCATTGA